One Streptomyces sp. B21-105 genomic region harbors:
- a CDS encoding GntR family transcriptional regulator, which translates to MAARHEEIADELRRAIGRAQYAVGARLPAETDLAAQYGVSRGTVRQAVAALTAEGLIGSRQGARRVVLASRRSQSFAELRSFAQWARAMGREASGRVIDQEYRPATAEDAVRLHLRDGTPVLHVLRLRGLDGEPVLLERTVYADWISPAVESIDPDCPSVTQRLLDDTGLVFAYGEHVIDAVAAGARDAGLLGVRRTSPLLRVRRVTTTREGKPVEWSDDRYRSDAVSFSVRNSTGSNPLARKPAE; encoded by the coding sequence ATGGCCGCGCGACACGAGGAGATCGCCGACGAGCTGCGCCGGGCGATCGGCCGCGCGCAGTACGCGGTCGGCGCCCGACTGCCCGCCGAAACCGACCTCGCGGCCCAGTACGGCGTCTCCCGCGGCACGGTCCGCCAGGCCGTGGCCGCACTGACCGCCGAGGGGCTCATCGGCTCCCGCCAGGGGGCCCGCCGCGTGGTCCTGGCCAGCCGCCGCAGCCAGAGCTTCGCCGAGCTGCGCAGCTTCGCCCAGTGGGCGCGCGCGATGGGCCGCGAGGCGAGTGGCCGGGTGATCGACCAGGAGTACCGCCCGGCCACCGCCGAGGACGCCGTACGTCTGCACCTGCGCGACGGCACGCCCGTGCTGCACGTCCTGCGGCTGCGCGGCCTGGACGGCGAGCCGGTGCTTCTGGAGCGGACCGTGTACGCGGACTGGATCTCCCCGGCCGTCGAGTCGATCGATCCGGACTGCCCGTCCGTGACCCAGCGTCTCCTCGACGACACCGGCCTGGTCTTCGCCTACGGCGAGCACGTCATCGACGCGGTGGCGGCGGGAGCGCGGGACGCCGGACTCCTCGGCGTCCGCCGCACGAGCCCCCTGCTGCGGGTACGCCGGGTCACGACGACCCGCGAGGGCAAGCCGGTGGAGTGGTCGGACGACCGCTACCGCTCGGACGCGGTCAGCTTCAGCGTGCGCAACTCGACAGGCAGCAACCCGCTGGCCCGCAAGCCCGCCGAGTAG
- a CDS encoding barstar family protein — translation MTEHVLTLDLDGVTDKADLMDRCARHLELPDRFARNWDALADSLTGLPDGPEEGPVLVIVRNWRSYAKERPEEWEIAQEVLAAAADRAPALSVVLALGGSS, via the coding sequence ATGACGGAGCACGTGCTCACGCTGGACCTCGACGGCGTCACCGACAAAGCGGACCTGATGGACCGCTGCGCCCGGCACCTGGAGCTGCCGGACCGGTTCGCGCGCAACTGGGACGCCCTCGCCGACAGTCTCACCGGCCTGCCGGACGGACCCGAGGAAGGGCCGGTGCTGGTGATCGTGCGGAACTGGCGGTCGTACGCCAAGGAGCGGCCCGAGGAGTGGGAGATCGCGCAGGAGGTGCTCGCCGCGGCGGCGGACCGGGCTCCCGCGCTGTCAGTCGTGCTCGCCCTCGGAGGATCCTCCTAA
- the rpe gene encoding ribulose-phosphate 3-epimerase, which yields MAVQINPSILSADFARLADEAKAVEGADWLHVDVMDNHFVPNLTLGVPVVESLARATDTPLDCHLMIEAPDRWAPSYVEAGASSVTFHVEAAAAPVRLAREIRAKGARASMALRPATPIEPYEDLLPELDMLLIMTVEPGFGGQAFLDIMLPKIRRTRELISKHGLDLWLQIDGGVSAATIERCAEAGADVFVAGSAVYAADDPAEAVRGLRAQAEKATEGASWACRH from the coding sequence ATGGCCGTGCAGATCAACCCCAGCATCCTGTCCGCCGACTTCGCCCGCCTCGCGGACGAGGCGAAGGCGGTCGAAGGAGCCGACTGGCTCCATGTCGACGTGATGGACAACCATTTCGTACCGAACCTCACGCTCGGTGTGCCGGTCGTAGAGTCACTGGCCCGTGCGACGGACACCCCGCTGGACTGCCATCTGATGATCGAGGCCCCCGATCGGTGGGCCCCGAGTTACGTCGAGGCGGGTGCCTCGTCCGTCACCTTCCACGTCGAGGCGGCCGCCGCCCCGGTGCGGCTCGCACGCGAGATCCGCGCCAAGGGCGCCCGCGCTTCCATGGCGCTCAGGCCCGCGACGCCGATCGAGCCGTACGAGGACCTGCTGCCCGAACTCGACATGCTGCTGATCATGACCGTCGAACCGGGCTTCGGGGGTCAGGCGTTTCTCGACATCATGCTGCCGAAGATCCGCCGCACCCGCGAGTTGATCAGCAAGCACGGACTCGACCTCTGGCTGCAGATCGACGGCGGGGTGTCGGCCGCCACGATCGAGCGGTGTGCCGAGGCGGGCGCCGACGTCTTCGTGGCCGGATCCGCCGTCTACGCGGCCGACGACCCGGCCGAGGCGGTCCGTGGCCTGCGGGCTCAGGCGGAGAAGGCGACCGAGGGAGCCTCCTGGGCGTGCCGCCACTGA
- the argG gene encoding argininosuccinate synthase: MSKVLTSLPAGERVGIAFSGGLDTSVAVAWMRDKGAVPCTYTADIGQYDEPDIASVPGRAKTYGAEIARLVDCRAALVEEGLAALTCGAFHIRSGGRSYFNTTPLGRAVTGTLLVRAMLEDDVQIWGDGSTFKGNDIERFYRYGLLANPHLRIYKPWLDADFVTELGGRKEMSEWLVAHDLPYRDSTEKAYSTDANIWGATHEAKTLEHLDTGVETVEPIMGVRFWDPSVHIAAEDVTIGFDQGRPVTVNGKEFASPVDLVMEANAIGGRHGLGMSDQIENRIIEAKSRGIYEAPGMALLHAAYERLVNAIHNEDTVAQYHNEGRRLGRLMYEGRWLDPQALMIRESLQRWVGAAVTGEVTLRLRRGEDYSLLDTTGPAFSYHPDKLSMERTEDSAFGPVDRIGQLTMRNLDIADSRAKLEQYAGLGLIGTGSPAIGAAQAAATGLIGTMPEMPEGGAEAIASRGEVSEDDALLDRAAMEFGTD, from the coding sequence ATGTCCAAGGTCCTCACCTCCCTTCCCGCCGGCGAGCGCGTCGGCATCGCCTTCTCCGGCGGGCTCGACACCTCCGTCGCGGTCGCGTGGATGCGCGACAAGGGCGCCGTCCCGTGCACCTACACCGCCGACATCGGTCAGTACGACGAGCCCGACATCGCCTCGGTGCCCGGCCGTGCGAAGACCTACGGCGCCGAGATCGCGCGCCTGGTCGACTGCCGCGCCGCGCTGGTCGAGGAGGGCCTTGCCGCGCTCACCTGCGGGGCGTTCCACATCCGCTCGGGCGGGCGCTCCTACTTCAACACCACCCCGCTCGGCCGTGCCGTCACCGGCACCCTCCTGGTCCGGGCGATGCTCGAGGACGACGTCCAGATCTGGGGCGACGGCTCGACCTTCAAGGGCAACGACATCGAGCGGTTCTACCGCTACGGCCTGCTCGCCAACCCGCACCTGCGGATCTACAAGCCCTGGCTCGACGCGGACTTCGTGACCGAGCTCGGCGGCCGCAAGGAAATGTCTGAGTGGCTCGTCGCCCACGACCTGCCCTACCGGGACAGCACGGAGAAGGCGTACTCCACCGACGCCAACATCTGGGGCGCCACCCACGAGGCCAAGACCCTGGAGCACCTGGACACCGGCGTCGAGACCGTCGAGCCGATCATGGGCGTCCGGTTCTGGGACCCGTCGGTGCACATCGCCGCCGAGGACGTGACCATCGGCTTCGACCAGGGCCGCCCGGTGACGGTCAACGGCAAGGAGTTCGCCTCCCCCGTCGACCTGGTGATGGAGGCCAACGCCATCGGCGGCCGGCACGGCCTCGGCATGTCCGACCAGATCGAGAACCGCATCATCGAGGCCAAGAGCCGCGGCATCTACGAGGCGCCCGGCATGGCCCTGCTGCACGCGGCCTACGAGCGCCTGGTCAACGCGATCCACAACGAGGACACCGTCGCCCAGTACCACAACGAGGGCCGGCGCCTGGGCCGTCTCATGTACGAGGGCCGCTGGCTGGACCCGCAGGCGCTGATGATCCGCGAGTCGCTCCAGCGCTGGGTCGGCGCGGCCGTCACCGGCGAGGTGACCCTGCGGCTGCGGCGCGGTGAGGACTACTCGCTCCTCGACACCACCGGTCCGGCGTTCAGCTACCACCCGGACAAGCTGTCGATGGAGCGCACCGAGGACTCCGCGTTCGGCCCGGTGGACCGGATCGGCCAGCTCACCATGCGCAACCTGGACATCGCCGACTCCCGCGCCAAGCTGGAGCAGTACGCCGGCCTCGGTCTGATCGGCACCGGCAGCCCCGCCATCGGCGCGGCCCAGGCGGCGGCGACCGGCCTCATCGGCACCATGCCGGAGATGCCGGAGGGCGGTGCCGAGGCGATCGCGTCGCGCGGCGAGGTCTCCGAGGACGACGCGCTGCTGGACCGCGCCGCGATGGAGTTCGGCACGGACTGA
- a CDS encoding Lrp/AsnC family transcriptional regulator encodes MLNDLDERIVHALAEDARRSFADIGQLVGLSAPAVKRRVDRLRATGAITGFTVRVDPAALGWETEGFVEIYCRRNTSPETIQRGLERYQEVVAASTVTGEADAVAQVFAADMRHFERVLERIAGEPFVERTKSVLVLSPLLRRFSAGSPT; translated from the coding sequence GTGCTGAACGATCTCGACGAACGCATCGTGCACGCCCTCGCCGAGGACGCCCGCCGCTCCTTCGCGGACATCGGGCAGCTGGTCGGCCTGTCCGCGCCCGCCGTGAAGCGGCGCGTGGACCGGCTGCGGGCCACCGGCGCCATCACCGGCTTCACCGTGCGGGTCGACCCCGCGGCCCTCGGCTGGGAGACCGAGGGCTTCGTCGAGATCTACTGCCGGCGCAACACCTCCCCGGAGACCATCCAGCGCGGGCTCGAGCGCTACCAGGAGGTCGTCGCCGCCTCCACCGTCACCGGTGAGGCGGACGCGGTGGCTCAGGTCTTCGCCGCCGACATGCGCCACTTCGAGCGCGTGCTGGAACGCATCGCGGGCGAGCCGTTCGTGGAGCGGACGAAGTCCGTGCTGGTGCTCTCCCCGCTGCTGCGCCGCTTCTCCGCGGGCTCACCGACCTGA
- a CDS encoding GuaB1 family IMP dehydrogenase-related protein — protein sequence MRFLNDIQPAHDLTYDDVFMVPSRSAVGSRQSVDLGAPDGTGTTIPLVVANMTAVAGRRMAETMARRGGLVVIPQDIPIDVVADVVGWVKSRHLVLDTPIVLSPHQTVADALALLPKRAHNAGVVVDEDFRPVGVVTDADLTGVDRFTQLEVVMSRDLLLLDAGIDPREAFNTLDAANRRYAPAVDREGKLAGILTRKGALRATLYTPAVDARGKLRIAAAVGINGDVAGKAKQLLDAGVDTLVIDTAHGHQESMISAVRTVRALDPQVPVVAGNIVSAEGVKDLIEAGADIIKVGVGPGAMCTTRMMTGVGRPQFSAVLECAAEARKYGKHVWADGGVRHPRDVAMALAAGASNVMVGSWFAGTYESPGDLQHDANGRPYKESFGMASARAVRNRTSEESAYDRARKALFEEGISTSRMFLDPVRPGVEDLVDSIIAGVRSSCTYAGAASLEEFAKKAVVGIQSAAGYAEGKPLHASW from the coding sequence GTGCGTTTCCTCAACGACATCCAGCCCGCCCACGACCTCACCTACGACGACGTCTTCATGGTGCCGAGCCGCAGCGCCGTCGGGTCGCGGCAGAGCGTGGACCTGGGCGCTCCGGACGGCACGGGCACCACGATCCCGCTGGTCGTCGCCAACATGACCGCCGTCGCGGGCCGCCGGATGGCCGAGACCATGGCCCGGCGCGGCGGACTGGTGGTGATCCCTCAGGACATCCCCATCGACGTCGTCGCCGACGTCGTCGGCTGGGTCAAGAGCCGGCACCTGGTGCTCGACACCCCCATCGTGCTCTCCCCGCACCAGACGGTGGCCGACGCCCTCGCCCTGCTGCCCAAGCGCGCGCACAACGCGGGCGTCGTCGTCGACGAGGACTTCCGCCCCGTCGGCGTCGTCACCGACGCGGACCTCACCGGCGTCGACCGCTTCACGCAGCTCGAGGTCGTCATGTCGCGCGACCTGCTGCTCCTGGACGCCGGCATCGACCCGCGCGAGGCCTTCAACACCCTCGACGCGGCCAACCGGCGCTACGCCCCCGCCGTCGACCGGGAGGGCAAGCTCGCCGGCATCCTGACCCGCAAGGGCGCCCTGCGCGCCACCCTGTACACACCGGCCGTCGACGCACGGGGCAAGCTGCGCATCGCGGCGGCCGTCGGCATCAACGGCGACGTCGCGGGCAAGGCCAAGCAGCTGCTCGACGCGGGCGTGGACACGCTCGTCATCGACACCGCGCACGGTCACCAGGAGTCGATGATCAGCGCCGTCCGCACCGTGCGCGCGCTCGACCCGCAGGTGCCGGTCGTCGCCGGCAACATCGTCTCCGCCGAGGGCGTCAAGGACCTGATCGAGGCGGGCGCCGACATCATCAAGGTCGGCGTCGGCCCCGGCGCCATGTGCACCACCCGCATGATGACGGGCGTGGGCAGGCCGCAGTTCTCGGCCGTCCTGGAATGCGCGGCCGAGGCGCGCAAGTACGGCAAGCACGTGTGGGCCGACGGCGGGGTCCGTCACCCGCGCGACGTGGCCATGGCGCTCGCCGCCGGCGCGTCCAACGTGATGGTCGGGTCCTGGTTCGCGGGCACCTACGAGTCCCCGGGCGACCTCCAGCACGACGCCAACGGCCGCCCCTACAAGGAGTCCTTCGGCATGGCCTCCGCGCGGGCCGTCCGCAACCGCACCTCGGAGGAGTCGGCTTACGACCGGGCCCGCAAGGCGCTGTTCGAGGAGGGCATCTCCACCTCCCGGATGTTCCTCGACCCGGTCCGCCCGGGCGTCGAGGACCTGGTCGACTCGATCATCGCGGGCGTCCGCTCCTCCTGCACCTACGCGGGCGCCGCCTCCCTCGAGGAGTTCGCAAAGAAGGCCGTCGTCGGTATCCAGAGCGCGGCAGGTTACGCGGAGGGCAAGCCGCTGCACGCCAGCTGGTAG
- a CDS encoding ABC transporter substrate-binding protein: MTVPLPRTAVRGGALAAVAALALSACGAAPDTTSTTADGKNAATAASAADFGGLEALVKAARKEGTLNAIALPRDWANYGALIDGFQKKYGIKVAVENPDGASQDEINAVTSRKGQDRAPDVLDLGSSFALSAAQQGLLAPYRVASFADIPEGQKDAQARWYNDYGGYISIGCDAKRVKACPTTFADLLKPQYKGQVALNGNPTKSGSAFGGVYAAALASGGSFDDIQPGLDFFAKLKKNGNYTPVESTPATVEKGETPISIDWDYLNAGYADEFTSKGVDWKVSVPSDGQFSQYYSQAINKDAPHPATARLWQEYLYSAEGQNLWLKGYARPALMTAMEKAGTLDKAAAAKLPEVSGTPAFPTEAQQSKAKTVLGQGWAKAVSG, encoded by the coding sequence GTGACCGTGCCCCTGCCGAGAACCGCCGTCCGTGGCGGTGCCCTTGCCGCCGTCGCCGCACTCGCCCTGAGCGCCTGTGGCGCCGCCCCCGACACCACCTCCACCACCGCCGACGGCAAGAACGCCGCCACCGCTGCCTCCGCCGCCGACTTCGGCGGACTCGAGGCGCTGGTGAAGGCGGCGAGGAAGGAGGGGACGCTCAACGCCATCGCGCTGCCCCGCGACTGGGCCAACTACGGCGCCCTCATAGACGGCTTCCAGAAGAAGTACGGCATCAAGGTCGCGGTCGAGAACCCGGACGGCGCGAGCCAGGACGAGATCAACGCCGTCACCTCCCGCAAGGGCCAGGACCGCGCGCCGGACGTCCTCGACCTCGGGAGCTCCTTCGCGCTGAGCGCGGCCCAGCAGGGGCTGCTCGCCCCCTACCGGGTGGCCTCCTTCGCGGACATCCCCGAGGGCCAGAAGGACGCGCAGGCCCGCTGGTACAACGACTACGGCGGCTACATCTCCATCGGCTGCGACGCCAAGCGCGTCAAGGCCTGCCCCACCACCTTCGCGGACCTCCTCAAGCCGCAGTACAAGGGCCAGGTCGCCCTCAACGGCAACCCCACCAAGTCCGGCTCCGCGTTCGGCGGCGTCTACGCGGCGGCCCTCGCGAGCGGCGGCTCCTTCGACGACATCCAGCCCGGCCTCGACTTCTTCGCCAAGCTGAAGAAGAACGGCAACTACACGCCCGTCGAGTCGACCCCGGCCACCGTCGAGAAGGGCGAGACGCCCATCAGCATCGACTGGGACTACCTCAACGCCGGATACGCCGACGAGTTCACGTCCAAGGGCGTCGACTGGAAGGTGTCCGTGCCGAGCGACGGCCAGTTCTCCCAGTACTACTCCCAGGCGATCAACAAGGACGCCCCGCACCCGGCGACGGCCCGCCTGTGGCAGGAGTACCTCTACAGCGCCGAGGGCCAGAACCTGTGGCTCAAGGGGTACGCCCGGCCGGCCCTGATGACCGCCATGGAGAAGGCCGGCACCCTCGACAAGGCGGCGGCCGCCAAGCTGCCCGAGGTGTCCGGGACGCCCGCCTTCCCGACCGAGGCCCAGCAGAGCAAGGCCAAGACGGTCCTCGGGCAGGGCTGGGCCAAGGCCGTCTCCGGATGA
- a CDS encoding MMPL family transporter, producing MAENRGIAHLVCGRRAKWLVLALWVVVLFLTAPFAQKLTDAQDNDAASWLPGSAESTQVLEISKDFRPEQIPAVVVYARDGGLTAQDRAAIDRDAAELRQLADHGIRGAETRGPVYDRAAGPRAAQIFVPITMDEQGWQRIAPAVDSVRDVVGDGGAGLAVHITGPGGASADFSEAFEGIDSTLLMSAMAVVVVMLLITYRSPSLLLVPVIGVVAALFTAQALIYFLAQHAGLTVNGQSAGILTVLVFGAGTDYALLLVARYREELRRHEDRHEAMALALHRAGPAVLASGATVVLSMLVLLAAEMNSTRGLGPVAAIGVAVALIAMVTLFPALLVICGRWIFWPVIPHFGSDEPTERGVWARTGRSFARRPRMIWAVTVLVLAVCSLGLIQLRAEGISNADAFTGTPDSITGQKVSGRYFPAGSGDPLVIVSDQDRAGQVRRAVAATEGVVPASLGVPPGAKPVHDGQVLIEATMTARADSEAAKQTVERVRDAVHEVPDADAQVGGGTAALLDMDKATTHDNLLIIPLVLVVVLLILCGLLRALIAPLVLVGTVILSFAAALGISALAFRHVFDYAGESTDFPLFVFVFLVALGIDYNIFLTTRIREEAARQGTRAGVVTGLAATGAVITSAGLVLAGTFAALGTLPMVAFAEIGFAVALGVLLDTFIVRSVLVTSLFLDIGPKVWWPHRLSREPAENPETARTSRRNPQTETAGDAEPPETVRDEEAP from the coding sequence ATGGCCGAGAACCGCGGTATCGCCCACCTGGTCTGCGGGCGGCGCGCGAAGTGGCTGGTGCTGGCGCTGTGGGTGGTGGTGCTGTTTCTGACGGCGCCCTTCGCGCAGAAGCTCACCGACGCGCAGGACAACGACGCGGCGTCCTGGCTGCCGGGCTCGGCCGAGTCCACGCAGGTCCTGGAGATCTCGAAGGACTTCCGGCCCGAACAGATCCCCGCCGTCGTCGTCTACGCCCGTGACGGGGGCCTGACGGCGCAGGACCGTGCCGCAATCGACCGGGACGCCGCCGAGCTCAGGCAGCTCGCCGACCACGGCATCCGCGGCGCCGAGACCCGCGGCCCGGTCTACGACCGTGCGGCCGGTCCACGCGCCGCGCAGATCTTCGTGCCCATCACCATGGACGAGCAGGGATGGCAGCGCATCGCCCCGGCCGTGGACTCCGTCCGGGACGTCGTCGGCGACGGCGGCGCCGGACTGGCCGTGCACATCACCGGGCCCGGCGGCGCGTCGGCGGACTTCTCGGAGGCCTTCGAGGGCATCGACTCCACGTTGCTGATGTCGGCGATGGCGGTCGTCGTGGTCATGCTCCTGATCACGTATCGCAGCCCCAGCCTGCTGCTCGTCCCGGTGATCGGCGTGGTCGCCGCCCTGTTCACCGCGCAGGCGCTCATCTACTTCCTCGCCCAGCACGCGGGCCTCACGGTGAACGGGCAGAGCGCGGGCATCCTGACCGTGCTCGTGTTCGGCGCGGGCACCGACTACGCCCTGCTGCTGGTGGCCCGCTACCGGGAGGAGCTGCGCCGTCACGAGGACCGGCACGAGGCGATGGCCCTGGCCCTGCACCGCGCCGGTCCCGCGGTCCTGGCGTCGGGCGCCACGGTCGTCCTGAGCATGCTGGTGCTGCTGGCCGCCGAGATGAACTCCACCCGCGGCCTCGGCCCGGTCGCGGCCATCGGGGTGGCGGTGGCCCTGATCGCGATGGTGACCCTCTTCCCCGCCCTGCTGGTCATCTGCGGTCGCTGGATCTTCTGGCCGGTGATCCCGCACTTCGGGTCGGACGAACCGACCGAGCGCGGCGTCTGGGCCCGCACGGGCCGCAGTTTCGCCCGCCGTCCGCGCATGATCTGGGCCGTGACGGTTTTGGTGCTGGCGGTCTGCTCGCTCGGCCTGATCCAGCTGCGCGCCGAGGGCATCAGCAACGCCGACGCCTTCACCGGCACCCCGGACTCGATCACCGGCCAGAAGGTGTCGGGCCGGTACTTCCCCGCCGGCAGCGGGGATCCGCTGGTGATCGTCTCCGACCAGGACCGGGCCGGACAGGTGCGCCGGGCGGTCGCCGCGACCGAAGGCGTCGTGCCGGCCTCCCTCGGCGTGCCGCCGGGCGCGAAACCCGTCCACGACGGCCAGGTGCTCATCGAGGCGACCATGACCGCGCGGGCGGACAGCGAGGCCGCGAAGCAGACCGTGGAACGGGTCCGGGACGCGGTGCACGAGGTGCCCGACGCCGACGCCCAGGTGGGGGGCGGCACGGCGGCCCTGCTGGACATGGACAAGGCGACCACGCACGACAACCTGCTGATCATTCCGCTGGTCCTGGTCGTGGTCCTGCTGATCCTCTGCGGCCTGCTGCGCGCCCTGATCGCCCCGCTGGTGCTGGTGGGGACGGTGATCCTGTCCTTCGCCGCGGCCCTCGGCATCAGCGCGCTGGCGTTCCGCCATGTCTTCGACTACGCGGGCGAGTCCACCGACTTCCCGCTGTTCGTCTTCGTGTTCCTGGTGGCCCTGGGCATCGACTACAACATCTTCCTGACCACCCGCATCCGCGAGGAGGCCGCCCGGCAGGGCACCCGCGCGGGCGTGGTGACGGGCCTGGCGGCGACCGGCGCCGTGATCACCTCGGCGGGCCTGGTGCTGGCCGGCACCTTCGCCGCCCTCGGCACGCTGCCGATGGTCGCCTTCGCGGAGATCGGCTTCGCGGTGGCCCTGGGCGTGCTGCTGGACACCTTCATCGTGCGGTCCGTGCTGGTCACCTCGCTGTTCCTGGACATCGGACCGAAGGTGTGGTGGCCGCACCGGCTGTCCCGGGAGCCGGCCGAGAATCCGGAGACGGCCCGGACGTCCCGGAGGAACCCGCAGACCGAGACGGCAGGAGACGCAGAGCCCCCCGAGACCGTACGGGACGAAGAGGCCCCGTAG
- a CDS encoding sugar-binding transcriptional regulator, producing MNSSEEIAVSGMSAGRSAMRMGPAELVQAAAMARRFYLEGKSKIQIAEEFGVSRFKVARVLETALERDLVRIEIRVPAELDAERSDALRARYGLRHAVVVESPAEAEEATDPENLGEVAADLLGELVDEGDVLGLAWGRSTIHMAAALDRLPPCTVVQLTGVYDAGTAERGSVEAVRRAAQVSGGDAHPIYAPMLLPDVATATALRHQTGIARAFEYFDKVTVACVSIGSWEPGISTVHDMLSDEERAHYASLGVAAEMSAHLFDADGRRVGRDLGERCITVKTDQLRRIPEVVAIAGGQRKAAAIDAVLRSGLVTSLVTDTSAADYLMTAGPTPKPALNRTDPDGS from the coding sequence GTGAACAGCAGTGAGGAGATCGCCGTGTCGGGTATGTCGGCGGGCCGGTCAGCCATGCGGATGGGACCCGCTGAGCTGGTGCAGGCGGCGGCCATGGCCCGCCGCTTCTACCTGGAGGGAAAGTCCAAGATCCAGATCGCGGAGGAGTTCGGCGTCAGCCGCTTCAAGGTGGCCCGAGTGCTGGAGACCGCGCTGGAACGGGATCTCGTACGGATCGAGATCCGCGTGCCGGCCGAACTGGACGCCGAGCGCTCCGACGCGCTCCGCGCCCGCTACGGCCTCAGGCACGCCGTCGTGGTCGAGTCCCCGGCCGAGGCCGAGGAGGCCACGGATCCGGAGAACCTGGGAGAGGTGGCCGCCGACCTGCTCGGCGAACTGGTCGACGAGGGGGACGTGCTGGGGCTGGCCTGGGGCCGGTCCACCATCCACATGGCGGCGGCGCTGGACCGGCTGCCGCCCTGCACGGTCGTGCAGCTGACGGGGGTGTACGACGCCGGCACCGCCGAGCGCGGCTCGGTCGAGGCCGTCCGCCGCGCCGCCCAGGTGTCCGGCGGCGACGCGCACCCCATCTACGCGCCGATGCTGCTGCCGGACGTGGCCACCGCGACCGCGCTGCGCCACCAGACCGGGATCGCCCGGGCCTTCGAGTACTTCGACAAGGTCACGGTCGCCTGTGTCTCCATCGGCTCCTGGGAGCCGGGCATTTCCACGGTGCACGACATGCTCAGCGACGAGGAGCGGGCGCACTACGCCTCGCTCGGCGTCGCCGCGGAGATGTCCGCGCACCTCTTCGACGCCGACGGCCGCAGGGTCGGACGCGACCTCGGGGAGCGGTGCATCACGGTCAAGACGGACCAGCTGCGCAGGATTCCCGAGGTCGTCGCGATCGCGGGCGGCCAGCGCAAGGCCGCCGCGATCGACGCGGTGCTGCGGTCCGGGCTCGTGACCAGCCTGGTGACGGACACCTCCGCGGCCGACTATCTGATGACGGCGGGGCCGACACCCAAGCCGGCCCTCAACCGGACGGATCCGGACGGGAGTTGA